The DNA sequence aacaacgaaagccagcacaccctgcggctctccaggaccagggttgccgacccctggtcaaGGGGAATGGCAGGCTAATCATGTATTGGGCATGATGGATGTAAACAGGACACCAGTCAGATTATTGTTCCCATTGTTTTTCAAAAGTGTCAGGATGGTGTGAGCATtacatataacataacataactctGTTTTTTCTTCAAAGGACAGAAAACTCGCCATGGCACAGATGTAGATGCTGACCGAGTGGAGAAAACGTTCAGAGGGCTGGGTTATGACGTTAAGATTTTCAAAGACTTGAAAGTAGCGAAGATAGTGAAGGAGCTGACTAAAGGCAAGTTGTGATCAACCTTCACTTTCTTAGTTTATGCTCTTTTTCAGAATGTTCCCATAGCGATGCACTGCATACTGGCAGAATTCAACTTACATCATACTTGGCACAGTTTTCTTTTCCAATTTTGGTCCACTTaaatttatatacagtaaatgtttcatgttttctgtAATGTGTGATATTGTTTTCATGCCATGACCTTGGAGTGAcagaaatgtgaataaaaagCTTTGGATCACATTGTGTATTGACTGTGTGTTATAAAAGGTGGTGGAAAGACCAGAGATCAGATTCATTCTAGCTCCTGGCTGCAGAAGTGTGCtaaaatgagcaaatccaggtgatttggGTGATTGGGTTTAGGTGATTGGAACacaatactggggaggacttttccTTTCTGAATCTGCATTTCCCCCTCTGAATTTCACctatgttttttcctttttttgggtcTTTCTttgcagttcacacacacatttttttaaatacattatatTGTGTGTTGTGAAACAATGATTACTTTGTTCTAGAGGTTTTGGCAAAAAAGTCCTGTCGCCAATCTCTTGTCTATGAGGTCACATGCTGTGTGAAAGGATGTTGCTTGgaggttttttgggggttttgcagtgtagTTGTGAGAGATTGATGCCAGTAACACTGCGCATTCTACTCAGTCTCTAAGGAGGATCACAGCAAGATGGCTTCCTTTGTGTGCGTGATCCTGAGTCACGGGGAGGAGAACGGGATAATCTATGGGACTGATCGTGAGGTGGAGCTCAGTGAACTGACCAGCCTCTTCAGAGGAGACCACTGTGCTACCCTGGTGGGCAAACCCAAACTGTTCTTCATCCAGGTACCGTCATGCAACCGGCTCCCTGTTTAAATTTTCCCATGAAAGTTTCCTCCCAGTGTGTGGGAATCACAATGGGctcctccctgtgtgtgaggcAGGCATGTCGTAGTGAAGAAGATGATGGCGGAATGGTAGGAATGAGCCTTGGAGATACCGAAGCTATCGAAGCTGAGGAATCAACCCCCAGGATCCCTGTAGAGGCGGACTTCCTGTATGGCTACTCCACTGCTCCAGGTAACCCTCACCATTGAAGCCAAAAAATATTGGAAGTAGGAATTTAACTCCATTCATTTCTGGTCATTTGAGTTACTATCTTGTAATGTCTGCTTATTTGAATCCTGGTCAACCTGTGAATTAGTCCTATATTGCCTTTTACAAGCTGCAGTCCAACAATTTCCCAAATTTCATTCATCATTTAATTTGCTTTTCACTGTTCTGTATTTGATTTCTGCTGCTTCTATATCCCAGGGTATGTTGCCATGAGGGACAAACAAGATGACACCTGGTTCATTAAGTCCCTGTGTTCCATTCTGGATGAGTTTGGGAAACAGCTGGAACTAATGCAGCTCATGACCCGTGTTAACAACATGGTGGCACTGAGCTTTCAGTCGACCACAAAGCAGATGCCGTGCATTGTGTCTATGCTGACCAAAGAGCTGTACTTCCCTAAATAATGCTCTCTTAATAGATACTGTAAAACAAGTCTGTGATTCTTtattatgtaatgtaagatCTATAAGGAGGCATGTATTTGGGTTTACTTGTGTTTTAATTATTGGTTTATTAATTATGTGTTTGTAGCGATCTCGGATTCTCTAGAATCATCCAATAATACTTCCAGGAGAGAcagcaatacaaatacattcataaaatatattgaTTTTATCTTAGTGCCTTTAGCAGCTTGCTAAGAGACTTTCAGCTTTTATATAATGTAGATTAAAGCTATATGCTGTGGTGTCATTATTTTGGTTGTTTACACTTGTCTACACTTCATCTGACAATGTAGGAGAAACACGAGAGCATTCACGTGGGGTAGCTGAAAGCCTGTGATGGATTATGAATAGTACTGtgatatgaaaatatttgacCCTCACAGGAGTACAGACCTGCCATCATACTTGCTGTCAATGTCAACTGCTGTTGCAAATATCCTCACAAAGAGCAAATTGGCAATAAAGATACTTATGGAGAAAATTGGTGTGTCTTATCTGTTTTACATCAGAatgctgaaaatgaaagaaaccaAGAACCCATTCACAGTTACCGTTTCAATTACTCCTCAAACTTTTCTTTCTGACTATCTATAGGCAATTTGCCATAAGAAAATAAGGTTAAAgtttacatttcttttcatattgaaaaatcaGTTCCTTTTTTCTGATACATCACATGCTACTTCTGGGACATCATGTGATCATTAAATGAATAGCTTCACCTCACCTGTTGGCTCTTCCATAATTCTAAAACCATTTGTCCAGGCCTGTAAATATGCTGTTACCAGGATTTTTTTAATATcagaaaacaaatgtatgtcacccgcctgcttacttccctccactggctgctggtcgcatcaaattcaaaacattggtgctagccttctaAGCtattaaggggtcagccccagcttacctccagaAGATCATCAAaccctacacgcctgccagacctcttcattcggcCTCCACAAGCTGTttggccctagtccttatctttgttttacaggtagcagttgaaattgtacttccctctaggctCTTTCAGGACACTtatctctggttatgggtatgcactttgcactttgttgtttgtccctctggataagagcatcagccaaatgccataaatgtaataAGAACAATCCTGTCTTATACATGTCTTCTGTGTAGGTGCTgcttatattaaattatttccaGCATTTTCCTGTGCAGCAGGGGTTATAATTATGTTGGTAAATGCCTAATTTTTATCAAAgtaatattatttataaaatggcattttttaTTCGACACAGCTGTTTGTGTAGTAGTGTATGAATATGAGTTTGATTCTGACAGTAAATGCatacaaatctttttttaaagtcattTCATGAGTGCTACAATATACCCAGACAACAGATAGTAGAATACTATAGGTGTAAATTGTATGCTGTGTAGGTATGTGAAggttatattaaattatttggCAGCTTTGAAGAAAATCCCAGCCTTTCCCAGTACAGCAAGGGTTATAATCATGTGGGTAAATGCCTCATCATCAACAATGAAAACTTTGATGGTGAGTGTTATCAAGATCATTGTGTATTTCTAAAgtgggcacacaaacacagctgtttGCGTAGTAGAGTATGAATATGACAGTTTGATTCTGAttgtaaatgcacacacatttttattacagGTTTTGTATaggtgggcggcacggatggtgcagtgggtagtactgccgcctcacagcaaggaggtcctgggttcgaatccccgtcggccggggcctctctgtgcggagtttgcatgttctccccgtgtctgcgtgggtttcctctgggtactccggtttcctcccacagtccaaagacatgcacattaggctgattggagagtctaaatcgcccgtaggtatgagtgtgtgagtgaatggtgtgtgtgccctgcgatagactggcgacctgtccagggtgtattcctgcctttcgcccaatgtatgctgggataggctccagcccccctgcgaccctgatcaggataagcgggttcagataatggatggatggatggatggttttgtATAGGTACTATATgcataatgtaaatgaacactaattgtgtgtattttagcattttaaatagcatgttaatgtaatattattttgaTGCATACTCCGTAAAAGTCACTTCCTTTCTCTCATCCGTGAAGTCATTTCTCAGCGGAAAGGCATGGAGGTGGACAGGATGCTAGGGCAGAGGACCTTTAAGTCCCTCAAGTTTACTGTGCAGGTGGAGAATGACCTGTCCGCTGATGACATGCTGAAGGCCCTCCAGAGAGGTGAACTTTATCCACTattctttgaaaatgttttatgtctACTGTTGATGACAGTTGCActctcaaaaacatttttgtgttacTGCTTTTCTGTTACAAATATACAATGTATGTGTTACAAAGTAGACTGTCAAACGCAATGCAAAATGTCCTTAACTAGACATGAAGTATCCAAAAATGGTTATTATAATGATTATTCACGAGGCGTTGTTGTAACACATCTGTCACTGCCTTGCTGTTCCCTGGCTCCCAGTGTCTGAGGAAGACCACACCGACATGGCCTGCTTCGTTTGCATGCTGCTCAGCCACGGGGAAAATGGGACCCTTTGGGGAACGGACAGACAGGTTCCTCTGCGAAGCTTGACCTCTGTCCTCTCTGCAAAGAGATGCCCAAGCTTGGAGGGGAAACCCAAACTGTTCTTCATCCAGGTACAGAATGGCCGCTC is a window from the Conger conger chromosome 8, fConCon1.1, whole genome shotgun sequence genome containing:
- the LOC133135203 gene encoding caspase-3-like isoform X1 codes for the protein MSATEKGNETAQGDCVDTQLDSGLMAEGPSPSSQVAPSQVTGDSDPDKYRYNMTDKYTSIGRCVIINNENFHEARALVKGRAAGCAGFCLHLKISNRFRPKKPGQKTRHGTDVDADRVEKTFRGLGYDVKIFKDLKVAKIVKELTKVSKEDHSKMASFVCVILSHGEENGIIYGTDREVELSELTSLFRGDHCATLVGKPKLFFIQACRSEEDDGGMVGMSLGDTEAIEAEESTPRIPVEADFLYGYSTAPGYVAMRDKQDDTWFIKSLCSILDEFGKQLELMQLMTRVNNMVALSFQSTTKQMPCIVSMLTKELYFPK
- the LOC133135203 gene encoding caspase-3-like isoform X3, with translation MSATEKGNETAQGDCVDTQLDSGLMAEGPSPSSQVAPSQVTGDSDPDKYRYNMTDKYTSIGRCVIINNENFHGQKTRHGTDVDADRVEKTFRGLGYDVKIFKDLKVAKIVKELTKVSKEDHSKMASFVCVILSHGEENGIIYGTDREVELSELTSLFRGDHCATLVGKPKLFFIQACRSEEDDGGMVGMSLGDTEAIEAEESTPRIPVEADFLYGYSTAPGYVAMRDKQDDTWFIKSLCSILDEFGKQLELMQLMTRVNNMVALSFQSTTKQMPCIVSMLTKELYFPK
- the LOC133135203 gene encoding caspase-3-like isoform X2, with product MSATEKGNETAQGDCVDTQLDSGLMAEGPSPSSQVAPSQVTGDSDPDKYRYNMTDKYTSIGRCVIINNENFHEARALVKGRAAGCAGFCLHLKISNRFRPKKPGEKTRHGTDVDADRVEKTFRGLGYDVKIFKDLKVAKIVKELTKVSKEDHSKMASFVCVILSHGEENGIIYGTDREVELSELTSLFRGDHCATLVGKPKLFFIQACRSEEDDGGMVGMSLGDTEAIEAEESTPRIPVEADFLYGYSTAPGYVAMRDKQDDTWFIKSLCSILDEFGKQLELMQLMTRVNNMVALSFQSTTKQMPCIVSMLTKELYFPK
- the LOC133135125 gene encoding caspase-7-like, giving the protein MEVDRMLGQRTFKSLKFTVQVENDLSADDMLKALQRVSEEDHTDMACFVCMLLSHGENGTLWGTDRQVPLRSLTSVLSAKRCPSLEGKPKLFFIQACRGREYDPGVETVETDSVTHTFVAKLIKSDRRDFVLNGKFLVK